The following are encoded together in the Monodelphis domestica isolate mMonDom1 chromosome 5, mMonDom1.pri, whole genome shotgun sequence genome:
- the TXN2 gene encoding thioredoxin, mitochondrial has product MAQRMVLRRFVASLFSRKFPQCHWAPLSPEVLAQGNPGRPAIVPSLARTFFTSRVCKVTFNVQDGPDFQDRVVNSQTPVVVDFHAQWCGPCKILGPRLEKMVAKQEGKVLMAKVDIDDNTDLAIEYEVSAVPTVLAIKNGDVVDKFVGIKDEDQLEAFLKKLIGC; this is encoded by the exons aTGGCTCAGCGTATGGTCCTCAGGAGATTTGTGGCCTCTCTCTTCTCCAGGAAGTTCCCTCAGTGTCATTGGGCACCTCTTTCTCCTGAGGTTCTAGCCCAGGGCAACCCTGGCAGACCAGCTATTGTACCCAGTTTGGCCCGGACATTTTTTACCAGCAGGGTCTGTAAGGTTACATTTAATGTCCAGGATGGGCCTGACTTTCAGGACAGAGTTGTCAACAGCCAGACACCAGTCGTTGTGGATTTCCATGCACA GTGGTGTGGCCCCTGCAAGATCTTGGGCCCCCGGTTAGAGAAAATGGTGGCAAAGCAGGAGGGGAAGGTGCTGATGGCCAAGGTGGACATTGATGACAACACAGACCTCGCCATTGAGTATGAG GTTTCTGCTGTGCCAACTGTGCTAGCCATCAAGAATGGGGACGTGGTGGACAAGTTTGTGGGCATCAAGGATGAAGACCAGCTGGAGGCTTTCCTCAAGAAGCTAATTGGCTGCTGA